From one Sesamum indicum cultivar Zhongzhi No. 13 linkage group LG13, S_indicum_v1.0, whole genome shotgun sequence genomic stretch:
- the LOC105176311 gene encoding glucuronokinase 1 produces MATEVIEHRAYARIGFLGNPSDVYFGRTIAFSLGNFWASVKLEPSEQLLIVPHPTHDLVHFDSLTHLVNRLQTDGYYGGVRLLMAICRIFHRHCKDNGISLHERNFTLSYDTNIPRQTGLSGSSAIVCAALSCLLDFYQVRNLIKVEVRPNLILNAEKELGIVAGLQDRVAQVYGGLVYMDFDKKRMEELGHGEYTVMDLNLLPPLYLIYAENPSDSGKVHSTVRQRWLNGDQFIISTMEEVANIALEGRTALIEKDYAKLATLMNRNFDLRRQMFGDEALGALNIEMVEVARRVGAASKFTGSGGAVVVFCPEGPSQAKLLEDACKTAGFAFQPVQVVPSFLNEIDLGTISKR; encoded by the exons ATGGCGACTGAGGTGATCGAGCACAGAGCGTATGCTCGGATCGGGTTTCTGGGGAACCCGAGCGATGTGTACTTCGGGCGTACCATAGCGTTTAGCCTCGGAAACTTCTGGGCTTCGGTCAAATTGGAGCCTTCTGAGCAATTGTTGATTGTTCCCCACCCAACTCACGATCTAGTTCATTTCGACTCTCTCACTCATCTg GTTAATCGGTTGCAAACTGATGGTTATTATGGAGGTGTACGTCTGCTCATGGCGATTTGTAGAATTTTCCATAGGCATTGCAAGGATAATGGCATCAGTTTACATGAGCGGAATTTCACACTGTCTTATGATACAAACATACCTCGCCAG ACTGGACTTTCTGGTTCAAGTGCTATTGTATGCGCTGCTCTTAGCTGCCTTCTTGATTTCTACCAAGTCAGGAACCTGATAAAAGTTGAGGTCCGGCCAAACCTTATTCTCAATGCAGAGAAGGAACTCGGTATTGTTGCTGGCCTCCAGGATAGAGTAGCTCAGGTCTATGGTGGCCTTGTCTATATG GATTTTGACAAGAAACGAATGGAAGAATTGGGCCATGGTGAATATACAGTTATGGATCTGAATCTTCTTCCTCCACTCTATCTTATCTATGCTGAGAACCCTAGTGACTCTGGAAAG GTTCATAGCACAGTTCGTCAAAGGTGGTTAAATGGTGATCAGTTCATTATATCAACAATGGAAGAGGTTGCAAATATTGCATTAGAAGGACGAACGGCATTGATTGAAAAGGACTATGCCAAACTTGCAACCCTCATGAACCGTAACTTTGATTTGCGAAG GCAAATGTTTGGAGATGAGGCTCTTGGGGCTCTAAACATAGAGATGGTCGAAGTTGCTAGACGGGTCGGTGCTGCATCAAAGTTTACAGGCAGTGGAGGCGCTGTTGTTGTATTCTGTCCTGAAGGGCCTTCTCAAGCAAAGCTTTTGGAGGATGCATGCAAAACAGCTGGTTTTGCCTTCCAGCCTGTTCAAGTTGTGCCATCTTTTCTAAATGAAATTGATCTTGGAACTATTTCAAAGAGATGA
- the LOC105176315 gene encoding serine/threonine-protein kinase HT1: protein MESGNGFYSGGEFSLDPKWLVDPKLLFVGPKIGEGAHAKVYEGKYKNQNVAIKIVHRGETPEEIAKREARFGREVAMLSRVQHKNLVKFIGACKEPVMVIVTELLLGGTLRKYLLNIRPRCLDMRVAIGFALDIARAMECLHSHGIIHRDLKPENLLLTADHKTVKLADFGLAREESLTEMMTAETGTYRWMAPELYSTVTLRHGEKKHYNHKVDAYSFAIVLWELIHNKLPFEGMSNLQAAYAAAFKNVRPSAEDLPQDLALIVTSCWKEDPNARPNFSQIIQMLLHYLSMISPPEPVIPHRIFTSENAVFPPESPGTSSLMAKRDDTCDTPKTPMENKPKGLFFCFNQCY from the exons ATGGAATCTGGGAATGGGTTTTACTCGGGAGGAGAATTCAGTTTGGACCCCAAATGGTTGGTGGATCCGAAGCTTCTTTTTGTCGGGCCGAAGATTGGAGAAGGAGCCCATGCCAAAGTGTACGAGGGAAA ATACAAAAACCAGAATGTTGCGATCAAAATTGTTCACAGAGGAGAGACACCAGAAGAGATTGCCAAGAGGGAGGCTCGATTTGGAAGAGAAGTTGCTATGCTGTCCAGAGTTCAACACAAGAATTTGGTTAAG TTCATTGGAGCTTGCAAGGAACCTGTAATGGTGATAGTAACTGAGCTTCTGCTGGGTGGGACGCTGAGGAAGTACTTGCTTAATATAAGGCCAAGGTGCCTGGATATGCGGGTTGCTATCGGATTTGCTCTTGACATAGCTCGTGCAATGGAATGTTTGCACTCGCACGGCATCATACATCGTGACCTTAAACCtg AAAACTTGCTGTTGACGGCTGACCATAAAACCGTAAAACTTGCGGATTTTGGTTTGGCAAGAGAAGAGTCATTGACAGAGATGATGACTGCAGAGACGGGAACCTACCGCTGGATGGCTCCAGAG CTCTATAGTACAGTCACACTTAGACATGGAGAAAAAAAGCATTATAACCACAAAGTGGATGCTTACAGCTTTGCCATTGTGCTCTGGGAGCTCATACATAATAAGCTACCATTTGAAGGCATGTCAAACCTGCAGGCAGCCTATGCTGCTGCTTTTAAA AATGTAAGGCCAAGTGCCGAAGATCTCCCACAGGATTTGGCCTTGATCGTTACGTCGTGTTGGAAGGAGGACCCTAACGCTCGGCCCAACTTCAGTCAGATAATACAGATGCTCCTGCACTATCTATCCATGATTTCACCACCTGAACCCGTCATACCACACCGGATTTTCACTTCTGAGAATGCCGTCTTTCCACCGGAGTCTCCAGGCACCAGCTCGCTTATGGCCAAACGGGACGACACCTGCGACACACCTAAAACGCCAATGGAAAACAAGCCAAAAGGGCTCTTCTTCTGCTTTAACCAATGCTACTAA
- the LOC105176312 gene encoding uncharacterized protein LOC105176312 isoform X1, translated as MISGGYYTWKKCDDKCADVCGQQASPTLLSMSSVRCFLQGLDLRSIFFLFLVIPSGVFFIYSHGQKITYFLRPLWQSPPKPFIPITHYYNENVSMPALCKLHGWGVREFPRRVYDAVLFSNEVDMLTIRWKELYPYITQFVLLESNSTFTALPKPLNFDINRDKFKFVEPRLTYGKIGGRFRRGENPFIEEAYQRLALDQLLQVAGIEDDDLLIMSDVDEIPSRHTIDLLRWCDDIPPVLHLQLRNYLYSFEFEHRDLSWRASVHRYKRGTTKYAHYRQSDYLLSDSGWHCSFCFRRISDFIFKMKAYSHTDRVRFSHFLKPKRIQDIICKGADLYDMLPEEYTFRDIIGRMGPIPHSFSAVHLPWYLLENADKYKYLLPGNCVRERS; from the exons ATGATATCCGGTGGTTATTATACATGGAAGAAGTGTGATGATAAATGTGCCGATGTTTGTGGTCAG CAAGCTTCCCCAACACTCTTAAGCATGTCGAGCGTCCGGTGCTTTCTCCAGGGACTAGATCTCagatcaattttctttttgttcctGGTTATCCCATCGGGTGtctttttcatatattctCATGGGCAGAAGATAACCTACTTCCTTCGGCCGCTGTGGCAATCTCCTCCAAAGCCTTTTATCCCCATAACCCATTACTATAATGAAAATGTCTCAATGCCAGCTCTTTGCAAGCTCCATGGTTGGGGCGTTCGTGAGTTCCCAAGACGTGTATATGATGCAGTCTTATTTAGCAATGAAGTTGACATGCTCACGATCAGATGGAAAGAACTGTATCCTTACATCACGCAGTTTGTTCTGCTTGAATCGAATTCCACGTTCACTGCTTTACCTAAACCTCTCAACTTTGATATAAACCGGGACAAGTTCAAATTTGTTGAGCCTCGGTTGACATATGGAAAAATCGGTGGAAGATTCCGGAGAGGTGAAAACCCATTTATTGAGGAGGCATACCAGAGGCTTGCACTTGACCAGCTTCTCCAAGTTGCGGGCATAGAGGACGATGATTTGCTGATTATGTCTGATGTTGATGAGATTCCTAGCAGGCACACGATCGATCTCCTTAGATGGTGTGACGATATTCCTCCTGTTCTCCACCTTCAGCTCCGGAACTACTTGTACTCATTTGAGTTCGAGCACCGTGACCTGAGTTGGAGAGCTTCAGTCCACAGGTATAAGAGGGGGACGACTAAATATGCCCATTACCGTCAATCTGACTACCTACTGTCGGACTCGGGCTGGCACTGCAGCTTCTGCTTCCGACGTATCAGTGATTTTATATTCAAGATGAAGGCCTACAGCCATACAGATCGAGTGAGGTTCTCTCATTTCCTGAAGCCCAAAAGGATTCAGGATATAATCTGCAAAGGGGCTGATTTGTATGACATGCTCCCCGAGGAGTACACCTTCAGGGATATCATCGGGAGAATGGGTCCTATTCCACATTCCTTTTCAGCCGTTCATCTTCCCTGGTATCTGTTGGAGAACGCGGACAAATACAAGTACCTTTTACCTGGAAATTGTGTAAGAGAACGCAGCTGA
- the LOC105176310 gene encoding uncharacterized protein LOC105176310: MACPAGYEDPDEWELVNDDGFVHKRKKRPRIDPGGAPSAGQPPLDPELEKKHRRERKMRALLKLREKYLEEISRWELLSNTLKEMEETAQARLLERQELCPTTSFGAASSSEQHSASDATCQRIVDDLLSQVEAQEAIIRDASNLCDVAEALCSAHEERLKQQLIDLPIWEPSPHELMAALGEQ, translated from the exons ATGGCCTGTCCGGCCGGCTATGAAGATCCCGACGAGTGGGAATTAGTAAATGACGATGGATTCGTGCACAAGCGCAAGAAACGCCCGCGCATCGACCCTGGCGGGGCTCCGTCGGCCGGCCAGCCGCCGCTGGATCCGGAGCTTGAGAAGAAGCACCGTCGTGAACGGAAAATGAGGGCTCTCCTAAAGCTGCGGGAAAAGTATTTAGAAGAGATCAGCCGGTGGGAGCTTTTGTCGAACACCTTGAAGGAAATGGAGGAGACTGCACAGGCGCGATTGCTGGAGCGACAGGAGCTGTGTCCCACGACGTCGTTTGGTGCCGCTTCGAGCTCAGAACAGCATTCAGCGTCAGATGCGACATGCCAGAGAATCGTTGATGATCTCCTCTCTCAG GTTGAAGCGCAGGAGGCTATAATTCGGGATGCCTCAAATTTGTGCGATGTAGCTGAAGCATTGTGCAGTGCACATGAAGAAAGATTGAAGCAACAGCTCATTGACCTACCGATTTGGGAACCATCACCACATGAGCTCATGGCGGCATTAGGTGAACAATAG
- the LOC105176312 gene encoding uncharacterized protein LOC105176312 isoform X2: MSSVRCFLQGLDLRSIFFLFLVIPSGVFFIYSHGQKITYFLRPLWQSPPKPFIPITHYYNENVSMPALCKLHGWGVREFPRRVYDAVLFSNEVDMLTIRWKELYPYITQFVLLESNSTFTALPKPLNFDINRDKFKFVEPRLTYGKIGGRFRRGENPFIEEAYQRLALDQLLQVAGIEDDDLLIMSDVDEIPSRHTIDLLRWCDDIPPVLHLQLRNYLYSFEFEHRDLSWRASVHRYKRGTTKYAHYRQSDYLLSDSGWHCSFCFRRISDFIFKMKAYSHTDRVRFSHFLKPKRIQDIICKGADLYDMLPEEYTFRDIIGRMGPIPHSFSAVHLPWYLLENADKYKYLLPGNCVRERS, translated from the coding sequence ATGTCGAGCGTCCGGTGCTTTCTCCAGGGACTAGATCTCagatcaattttctttttgttcctGGTTATCCCATCGGGTGtctttttcatatattctCATGGGCAGAAGATAACCTACTTCCTTCGGCCGCTGTGGCAATCTCCTCCAAAGCCTTTTATCCCCATAACCCATTACTATAATGAAAATGTCTCAATGCCAGCTCTTTGCAAGCTCCATGGTTGGGGCGTTCGTGAGTTCCCAAGACGTGTATATGATGCAGTCTTATTTAGCAATGAAGTTGACATGCTCACGATCAGATGGAAAGAACTGTATCCTTACATCACGCAGTTTGTTCTGCTTGAATCGAATTCCACGTTCACTGCTTTACCTAAACCTCTCAACTTTGATATAAACCGGGACAAGTTCAAATTTGTTGAGCCTCGGTTGACATATGGAAAAATCGGTGGAAGATTCCGGAGAGGTGAAAACCCATTTATTGAGGAGGCATACCAGAGGCTTGCACTTGACCAGCTTCTCCAAGTTGCGGGCATAGAGGACGATGATTTGCTGATTATGTCTGATGTTGATGAGATTCCTAGCAGGCACACGATCGATCTCCTTAGATGGTGTGACGATATTCCTCCTGTTCTCCACCTTCAGCTCCGGAACTACTTGTACTCATTTGAGTTCGAGCACCGTGACCTGAGTTGGAGAGCTTCAGTCCACAGGTATAAGAGGGGGACGACTAAATATGCCCATTACCGTCAATCTGACTACCTACTGTCGGACTCGGGCTGGCACTGCAGCTTCTGCTTCCGACGTATCAGTGATTTTATATTCAAGATGAAGGCCTACAGCCATACAGATCGAGTGAGGTTCTCTCATTTCCTGAAGCCCAAAAGGATTCAGGATATAATCTGCAAAGGGGCTGATTTGTATGACATGCTCCCCGAGGAGTACACCTTCAGGGATATCATCGGGAGAATGGGTCCTATTCCACATTCCTTTTCAGCCGTTCATCTTCCCTGGTATCTGTTGGAGAACGCGGACAAATACAAGTACCTTTTACCTGGAAATTGTGTAAGAGAACGCAGCTGA
- the LOC105176313 gene encoding SUPPRESSOR OF GAMMA RESPONSE 1, whose product MARAWLIDSRGLAKKVKNAGLPAAYQIKDCGANRQCPNCQHLIDNSDVSHEWPGLPAGVKFDPSDVELLDHLAAKRGVGNLKPHIFIDEFIPTLEGIEGICYTHPENLPGVKKDGSSVHFFYKIVNAYASGQRKRRRIQDQESLINAHVRWHKTGKTKPVMENGVHIGFKKIMVLYATSKTGSMRTKPDKCNWVMHQFHLGTDEDEQEGEYVVSKIFYQLPKETDDKNGTSLVIEEPDIGTAQVIPRTPKTNTPDPPRAEKTPPSDCGSDNYFIQALVKEEDYLKELSPRSCGSWLGDEMQYTTCLAGNSEAFYLSRADSLLCNEILDPYAASGNLRSKNGSSTHLGDVQQRDGNSSCGIGDLDNLDLDTPPDFQLTDLQFASQDSVFDWLDRF is encoded by the exons ATGGCTAG GGCTTGGCTTATTGATAGTAGAGGACTTGcaaaaaaggtgaaaaatgCTGGTCTGCCAGCTGCATATCAAATCAAAGATTGTGGAGCGAATCGGCAATGCCCCAATTGCCAGCATCTAATTGATAACAGTGAT GTTTCTCATGAATGGCCTGGCCTGCCTGCCGGGGTAAAATTTGATCCATCTGATGTTGAGCTGTTAGATCATTTGGCAGCAAAACGTGGGGTGGGAAATTTAAAGCCCCACATAtttattgatgaatttattCCAACGCTGGAAGGTATTGAGGGGATTTGTTACACTCACCCTGAAAATCTTCCTG GAGTTAAAAAAGATGGAAGCAGCGTCCacttcttttataaaatagttaatGCATATGCTAGTGGTCAGAGGAAGCGCCGGAGAATCCAAGATCAAGAAAGCCTGATTAACGCACACGTTCGTTGGCACAAGACAGGGAAAACCAAACCAGTGATGGAAAACGGAGTTCATATAggtttcaagaaaatcatgGTTCTGTATGCAACTTCAAAGACGGGATCCATGCGGACCAAGCCTGATAAATGCAACTGGGTTATGCATCAGTTCCATCTCGGAACAGACGAAGATGAACAAGAAGGAGAATACGTGGTTTCAAAAATCTTTTATCAGCTGCCGAAAGAGACTGATGACAAAAATGGAACTTCTTTGGTAATTGAAGAACCTGATATAGGCACAGCTCAAGTAATTCCTAGGACTCCTAAGACAAACACTCCTGATCCTCCTCGGGCAGAGAAAACTCCGCCTTCTGATTGTGGCTCGgataattatttcatacaGGCACTTGTCAAG GAAGAGGACTATCTCAAGGAACTGTCTCCTCGTTCTTGTGGCTCTTGGTTGGGGGATGAAATGCAGTACACGACGTGCTTGGCTGGAAACTCTGAAGCCTTTTATTTAAGCAGAGCTGACTCCCTGTTATGCAACGAGATACTCGATCCTTACGCTGCGTCGGGAAATCTAAGATCAAAAAATGGCTCATCAACTCATCTTGGTGATGTACAACAAAGAGATGGCAATTCTTCCTGTGGAATTGGTGATCTTGACAACTTAGACCTGGATACTCCACCAGATTTCCAGCTTACT GATTTGCAGTTTGCCTCTCAAGACAGCGTGTTTGATTGGTTGGACCGATTTTAG